The stretch of DNA ttgtttgcctCTGTGGAATAGCAACATAAGACCACCCAGTGGTTATTCCTTAGtgacttctatttctttattaaacttctcattttgttcatgcattatttttctgctttcatttagTTGTTTATCTGTACTTCTTTTGCATCTTATTGAGCTTTTTCAAGATTATTACTCTGAATTTTTTGTCAGGCAATTTGTAGGTCTCCATTTCTCTAGGGTTGGTTACTATAGTTTTATTACTGTTCTTTGGTGGTGTCATGTTTGCCTGATTCTTTATGATTTGTGTAGCCTTGCATTTGCATTTGTGCATTTTAAGGAACAAACAATTCTTCAAGTCTTTATAGACTATCTTCAGTAGATAAAGATTTTCTCATTTGGGATCCTCAGGATGATGGTATTTTCTTCAGGGTCAAGGTTAAGCAGAGTTGGAGCCAGTTCACATGGCTGCTATTGGGTGTATTGTGGGATCCATAGTCAGCAGGCCTGTTACCTGGTGCTTGGATTGGCATGGATTCTGTCTGGTCCTTGGATGAACAGTCTGCCTGCAGGACTTTGGTTTGTAGGCTGGTGCTGGTACAAAGGTCAACTTCAAGGTCCACAGATTGTAGGACTGTTATCAGGTGTACAGATGGGGTGGCtccctcacagttcctgggaggGCTCCTGCTAGGTCACCGAGTGTGCCACTGGGTGGGAAGAATTTGTCTTGGACCATGGCTGAAAGGTTCTGAAATGAGTCACAGAACTCTTCACAGTCCACAAACCTGAGACCCAAACTTCAATCCAACTTCAGCTGGGACTCAAATCTGTAGGCCTGTGTCCAGTCCACTGACTGATGTGCCTCCTGCTAAATTTCTGGGTGGACAAAACTGCCCTCAGACTCAGTTAAGTGGTTCTGGAACCTGGTCACATGGCTGCTTCTGGATCTTCAGTCAGACTGAAGTTGGTAGGCCTGTTTCCTAGGACACAGGTCGGGGTGTCTTCCTTCAGGTCCCTGGGTAGGCAGGAACACTCCTGGACCATGACTGAAAATGACTAGATCTGGGTTATGGGGCCCCTTTAAGAGCTACAGTCACACTGACTGTGGGTCTGTCTCCCACGGCAAAGATTGATGTGTCCCCTGATGGGTTCCTGGAAGACTAGCAAGAGGGTTCCCAGGCCACTGCTATGAGAGACTGAAGTAGAGTTACAAGGCCATAGCTTGTTTCAGGATCTGCAGTTGGATTGAGATTGGGAAGCCCGTCTTGGGACAAGGATGGGTGTCACTCCCACTTGGTGCCTGTGAGGGCAGAACTGGTGGCTAACAGGAACTGGAAGTGGGTCATGAGTCACCTCAGGGGTCACAGTTGGGGTTGAGGTCAGTGGACCTGTTACTTGGGACATGGGTATGCTGGGTCCCTTGACAATGGTGCTGGTGGCAGCACAGAGTCAAGTGGAGCTGTAGCTGAGATCACGGAGTCATGGGTTATTTCCAGATCCAGAATGGGACCACAGTCAATGAGCATGGACATGGGTCTGCTTTCACAAAAATAGCCCTTTTGGGTCTTGGGCTCCATTGGGGTTTCACAGCCTACTACCGGGATCCTAAAGCTCCAAAAAGTACTTATCTCTGTAGCTCGCTGCCAAACTATTTTTGCTGTGAGGTGGCTACAGCAGAGAACCTCCTATTCCTCCATCTTACTGATTTCACTCTCAGTCCTGTGCTTTGTGAGCCAGTGTACATTATGTCAGTCTGGTTTCCATTTCAGTTCTTAGTCACCTCAACAATCTAGCTATCAGTAGGGAAAATTTTCACCTTACCACACTCTGTCTTCCCTTTTTGCTGGCCTTTTTATCATTCAAGGTCTCATACCAATTACTATAGTAGCCCTTTCTCAAAATCCGTAACTCTGgaggaatgatttttatttattttatatccttactAGATAATAAGTTCCTTACAGTCATGGaatcagctctctctctctgaatatagCATAATATGTAAAGAGCAAACAAGTTTTTACAAATTGTTTTTGCCAGTATCAATCTTTATTGAAActattaaaactttataaaaagtatttaactCTTTATTATAACTAatctttagaatagttttagatatATAAAAAAGTTGCAGAAATAGTACAGAAAACTTTTACCTATTCGTTTTTCAACAACTATTTCTTGAGTTTATACCATATGTAAGCAATGGCTCAGAGATATCAGGCTGATAGAGACAGAATAATCTGAAATACGATGTGGTAAGTATATTGTTTGAGGTTTACATGACCGCTTCAGGAATGCAGAAGACCAGTGTCTAACTGTGCAGATGATGGAGCTTGGAAGAGGCGTGAGAGTCTCAGTTGGTTATCACCAACCTGATACTCAAATTTGAATCTTAAGGTAGATTTTGGACAAAGTGGTGATcatgagggaagggagaaagccaCTTTCACACAGAGGCATTTGGTATGTAAGCTCGGAGGAAGGAGGAGGTATGGAGTATTTGGGTGAGAGAAGGTGAGGTAAGGTCAGGTAAGTCTCCTGTTCATCATTCTAAGGAAGGAATTTGGCTGTGTCATATAGGCAGTATGACACATCTGAAGGCTTTGGACAAAGTGTGGCTGGAGAATGCAGTGGGGAGGTCAAGAGTGGAGTCAAGTAAACTCGCTAGAGTCTGCTATAGTAATCCAGGAAACAGATATGGTGACTCGGGCTAGGGTAAGGTATAGTGGAAgtaaaaaatccaaaatggaCAATGTCCAGAGACATTTAAAGAGTCTCATGGGATGGGCTTGGGATTTGACTAAGCTTGGGGGAGAGTGAGGAAAAGGGCAAAGCCAGGAACAGCGTTCACGTTTCCAGTGTGGGTAATTGAGAGGATGATGGTGTATCCACTGatatgggggcagggggagcaacTGTTCTCAACAGGGAGAAGTTAGTTCCGTTTTGAACCTCATCCAAACCATGGTTGTCATAATAGCTGACATTAAGGGCACTGACAAGGGGCCCAGCAGTTGTGCCTCAAcaacattatcttatttaatcctttcaTAAGCCTTtctaaataatgaattaaaaacctGAAGGGTCAGAAaagtaaagtttttttctttaagaaacacACATTATTTTGAGGCAAGTCAGCATAGCTGTCTCTTACCCATACTCTTTACTGTACCCAATAGGTCGTGGCAGATGGGCTTGGCTGACAATCAGGAGAGACACTGGGGTAGAAGGTATGACTTTGGAGATTGTTGGACAGAAGGTGAGGATGGTTGGCATCACCCTGGGAAAACCTCTTTAGTACAATTAAAATCAAGGCTTTGGAGACAACTTTGAGGAGTTCTAACAGTTAAAGGACAAACAGCAGCAAAGGAGTCAGGAGAAAAATCGGGTGAGTGGGGCTCAGTAATCAAAAATGAAGATAAGATGGATAGAGGGGAATGATCAATATTGCCGAATACTGCTATGAGGTTggggaaaatgtttattgaacttaGTAAAAAGAGGACAAATTTGTGATTTTTTGAGCAATAATGTAAAGAGTTGATGGCAGTAAATGGTGGTAGAGGTgataaaataaagagcaaatggacagtttgttttgttttttgtttttacttttgaaatttgcCTGTGAAAAGGAAGGGTGAGCTAAGGCAAGAATAGGATTTACTATCCCATTTTATCTCTGGAACAAAATAggaatttctgtctttttcatgTCTGGCTCTAGTGCTTGAAATGTCTTCTggggggtacttgggtggctaagtcagttaagcatctgactttggctcaggtcatgatctcgaggtttatgactttgagccctgcattgggctctgtgctgacagctttgaacctggagcctgcgttggattctgtatctccctctctctctgccccaccccccagtctttctctctctctctctcaaaaataaataaacctaaaaaaaaaaaaaaagaaaggtcttctGGACCAAGTCGTCATTATCGTTATCATTAGTATTCAACTGAGCAAagcaatataaatacaaaaataaattttgacaagtaattaaatttataaagtaaaacttggttagacatttattttcaatgagatgggtaaaataatattttctttctttttttcatgtttttttttttaaatcctctccctctctctctatctctctctcggAGCCAGCtttaaatcctctctctctctctctctctctctctctctctctctctctctctctctctctctctctctctctctcggagccAGCTTTAAatcttcaccctctctctctatctctctctcggAGCCAGCtttaaatcctctctctctctctctccctctctctctctcggagccAGCtttaaatcctctctctctctctctctccctctctctctctttcactctctctctcggaTCCAGCTTTAAATCCTctctctcatgtttatttttattattgagagagagagagagagagacagacagagcatgagtgggggagaggcagagagggagggagacacagaatcagaagcaggctccagtctctgagctgtcagcacagagcccaatgcggggctctaacccacagactgtgagatcatgaccttagctgaagtcagatacttaactgactgagccacccaggtgaccccaaaataatattttcaattggTTCACATATCTTTAGGTAAATATTCTTTATTGCTAGAATAAGGTTTCACAGTGAGTTCCATTCCTGTTACTTTAGatgaaatctattaaaaaatcttGTTTGTAGAATGAGTAGATGGATGTAGGAGTTGTGTGATAACACTGTCTCTCAATTGCTCGAATTCTGAGTTATATGCTAAAAAATTGTTAGTgatcaacaatttttaaaaatgccctaTTAGTTGACAAGTAATtatgtctcttttcagttttgcTGGTATGAAAGAATTGTAAATATCTGACTTATGAACTCATTCATTGCCCCAGCTTTATGGTCAttcctttcttaatttctgaGTTTACCAAAAAGGGTTTAAGCTACTTTGATGACTTAGAGTCATCCACTTAATCCTTTATTCTCATAACGAGTTGGGAAATTAGAATACCATTAACTTCTATATATGTTTGTCGAGGGAATTTTTTAATAACTGCTTTTATCTTATCATATTATTTATAGATTTCATTAATACTCAAAACTTCAGCTTTAACTCATTTACTCCATGGAGAATATCCACCATATCGACCAATCAAATGAACCCACTTGATTAGCCTTACTGTCCATCAGAAAAgatctgactttattttcttttatccaaaCAAGCCATTTAATTCATAACCTTTACCACAGATTCTTACTTCTGAATTATAATGTCAAGATCAGAAACATACAGCATGGAACCCTGGCATGACTTTGTTACCTAGATGAAATACGGTATCAGCAccttctgtgtttttctcatGCTTTACTTTCACCGAGCCTTCTCTTAGGAGCAATGGATACTCTCAGCAGCTGGAGGATGAAAGACATGAGTAGTTAAATGGAAATTGCCATCGATCTTGCCAGCATCCATATATACTTGAATTAGGAACATATCAATGGGGCCCAAAAGATTAGGGCTTACATTAAAGAAACTCTTCAAACCAAGTTTTAATTGACATCCTGTTGCCAAGATTTTACATCTTAAGTTGCTGTATCAGAGCAAGACTTGAGATAGGTGCTTTGGGGTatgcttttcatttataaagtgaGATGAGGTGGGGATTTGGGAGGAACTGGCAGGATGCCTCAGCTCTAGGTATGTTGAAGTCAAGTAAATATGGAAGTTGAGGAAATGAGagtccttatttcttttttttttatttctcgcATTGTGTTTTATTGCTAACACCGAAATGTACAGAATCACATTTGAGGAGATGTGTTATTCAGCAGGATGTGGAGGATGCAGACAGAAAGGTCAAGAGTGAAATCAAACTTGTCAGCCATCACATCAAGGCCAAGGAACACTTTGGCTCATCTGATTCCTCAGTAACCTTTTCTACTAGAACAAAAGTCCCtgctgtcattctttttgatggcttgaataatattctattgtatttatatataccaccccttctttatccatccatcagtcaatagacatttgggctctcacttggctattgttgataatactgctataaatatcaaGGTGCATGCACACCTTTGAATCTgagtttttgtatcctttgagtaaatacttaaTTGTGtaaatgctgggtcatagggtagctctatttttaactttttgaggaacattcatactattttccagagtggccgcaccagtttgcattcctaccaacagtgcaaaagagtttccctttctccacatcttcgccaacatctgttgttgcctgagttgttaattttagccattctgataggtgtgtagtggcGTCTCAtaatagttttgatttgtatttccctgatgataagtgattttgaacatgttttcatgtatctgttagccatctggatttcatctttggaaaagtgttttctgttcatttcttaactggattatttgtggtttttttggcATTCAGTTTGATAGgctttctagattttggatactcaacctttatcagatatgccatttgaaaATAACTTCTCTCATTTCTGTAAGCTGTCTATTGGTTTTGTGGATTGcctccttcactgtgcagaagcttttgatcctGATGAATTTCCAGTAAAGGGACTGGGAGGGTTGAGCTGTAAGATTGTCTTTAACATTCTCTGAATCAAATTCTCTGATCTTCCTGAGAAATTTTGGTTAATCTGCCTACTGCTTAGATTTctctccagttttattgagatagaattgaatataacattttataagttTAAGGTACCATACACATAGCATATTGACATATGTATGCATTTCAGAATGATTAGCGTAATAAGTTTAGTTTATGTCTATCACCTGACCTGGGTACACGTTTTTTCCTTGTGAccagaatttttaagatctactgtcttagcaagtttcaaatatatagaagctttttaaaaaagctgtagTTATCATGTTGTGCATTATATCTCCAgaacttataactggaagtttgcacctttgACCACCTTTACTCACCTTCCCTCCACCTCCCGCCCtctacctctggcaaccacaaatctcatctctgtttctgtgagtttgttttttttaagattccatatgtaagtgagaTATACagactttgtctctctttgtttggcgtatttcacttagcataatacctttaaggtccattcatgttgttacaaatggcaggattttcttttttatctcttaaattatatatattattccattgcatgtgtgtatatgccacattttttaatccatttgtctTTTGATGGATACTTAGTTGGTTCCTGTATTTTGGCTGTTgcgaataatttttttaaattaacatgggaatgcagatatctcttcagGATACCAATTTCACTTCCAttggatacatacccagaaaTGAATTTGcaggattatatggtagttctagttcTAATTTTTACTGGAAGTTAGTAAAGGTTTTATGGAGGGCAAATGCATGACCCAGTTTCATGACCCTTATGAAGGTTACTGCAGGAAGGATGTTAATAAAGATGGGATACGAGTTATTTAATTGGGTTAATTAATCATGGTGATGACCTTGAATTGCATGGTGATAGTGGAGATGCAGTGAAATGGTTGGGTGTGAGCTACATGTTGGAGCACAATTGGTAAGATTTGGTGtaggtggggtgaggggaacgAGATATCAGGGGCATGCCTAGTATTGTTCTGGAAATAGCATGGAGCTGTTAGGAGATTGTGGAATGCAGATTGGAAATGTGGAGCCTCAGCAGATGAACAGCCTCTAATCCCCAAAGGCTACTATGGAGTAGTGTCCTCAGAGGAGAATCCAGCATTTTACTGGGACCCAGAGGTGGAAGATTGTGCTGGGGGAGAAGATGTAAAGGAGAAGGAACTGAAATTCTGACAGGCACAGTGGAAAGAGTAAAGTTAGAAGACAAGCAGATTGGCTAGATAAAGGGAGATAACAGGCAGATGGAGTGAGGGAATGCAGAGCTGCCTAAACTAATGCTCCAGGTTAGAAAGTGATCCTCAGGAGGGTGTCCCTTTGTACCCTCATGCTCCCTTGATCGTTTCTTTTTGGGGTTCTCCAAATTCATGTCTTCTACTCTTCCTGTATATGTTGATTTTGGCTTTGCAATTCTTTTAGGAGTCTTCCACAGGTCTAAAATCTCAATAACATCACAAACTCTTTGAAGTTGAAAACAGTAGTCCAGTTTAtataccatctctctctctctctctttctctctctctctctctctctctctctctctctctctctctatatatatatatatatatatatatatatatacacatttatatacaatcatatatatagaatatagaataggGCTGTTTATACAGTGTGAGTTCAGTTGCCAGCCTGCAGATGGCACTAAGGAAGTAGATTTTCATGGTGAGATGTCATGTTCAAAACCAGCCCTTTAGTTTATTGGACTGCTCATTGGAGCAAGCAGATGTTCTTGTTCCTGAAAGGTTCACTAGCCATGCAGCTCCTCATGTCTAGAGAACTACATATAGAGCGACTGCCCTTTGCCTTCCAGCTGCCTCTTTGTTGATTGGTTCAGCTATGAAGAGCTCACTCTTGGTCCTTGTGGTCCTTGTCTTGCTTTCCTGTGTTCCACCAGGTAAAATGAAATCCTCTTCCCGTGAGACTATGAACAGTGAAGGGAGAGAGTCTGTGAGGTTCTACAAGAGTGAGAAGAAAGCAGGATTTGGATGAAGGAAGCTGAAACAGGAAGGGATGTGAACAGAGATGGACATTTTGGACTTTTccagaagatggagagaagatACTAAGGACACATGATAGAAGGTGGTTctttccagggaagaaatggttCTGGATCTTGGTCTGGGGAGTCTGTGAGGTTTGAAGGGAAAGTTGGAATGATATTTTTGGCATCACATTGATATTTAGAAGACAGGATTTGGGGGTGAGCAGGGAGGTTCTTCCTTCAGGACTCTTAGAATTTGTACTCCTAAGTCAGTTACCCAGATTATCCTTCACACATTTATAAGCCAAGGCAAATTTGATGCTGAGCAGAATCAGAAAATAGAGCTGGTTTTCCAGTGTTTTAACTTACAGTGTGATTAGATCCTCTGGAATATCAGTGAGAGAATTCACATCCTCTGGACAGAAACTAGCAACTTGATGATACCAAGAAGGGTCCACTTAAGTCACTGAAGTGGAGGTTCTCAAAAACTGTTTGCTTGTAGTTTTGCTGGGGTCTGCAGAAAGCTGACCCAGACCTTCATATTCAAGAGGTACCACTTAAAGGTCAAGTGTGAAGTACTCAGAAGACAGGCCCAGATGTGATTGTGTTGAGACTATTGCTGCTCTGGATGGAGGGACCTCTGGACATGGTGAACTGTGTTTCTGCTGGACTCCCTTGTCCCCAGAGGGGTGCCTCAGGGCTAACGGGCACGTGACAGGCAGGTTTGCTTGCCAATGGCCTTTGTCCATACCACACTGATTATCCTTATACCGCAAAGGCCCCAGTGATGGCTCCATGAACCAGCTGGGTGAGACTGATTAAGGCTTAATACGCAAAAGTGTATACAGTTCAGAGGGTGGCTCAGAGCCACGTTCACTCTCTTAAGCTGCCTTCCTACCAGCCCCCTCCATGCTTTCAGCTTCCAGAGGTATCTGGGTTTTAAAGACAGTATACTAACCTTATGGATATAAGGTATGTGTTTTAGGTGTTTCAAAGCCTTTCATACTCATTATCCCATGTGATGCTTTCAAGTACTCTGAGACTAAACCAAGACAGGTAGTTGGGCACTTGGCTAAAAATCATACAGAGTGTTACTGGGATGCAGAGGTAGAACCTTGGGCTTTCGTAATTTTAGGTCAGTGGTCTTTCCTTCTTCAAGCTGAGACTCTGATGATCTTATACTACCTTGTTACTATCCTAGACCCTGCATGCCTTCTGGAATGGGGCCTCTGTGGATTTCTGGGACTCCTCTGAGGTCTTAGTGTTCATTCCATGGCAAATAGTCCCAAGCAGAATCTGTTGGGCTCTGGTACCTGCATATAGTTGATTAGTGATTCATGTAAGGGGGGACCATGGGAACTAACGACTTATAATAGGGTCTCTGGAAAACAAGAGCCACTAAAAAACAGGTGTTTTTCCTGGAATGCTTGGGATGTTTTAAGCCCATCCGTTtactattaaaatgttataaagtaCAGCCTTCAATCTGATTTATCCATGATTTCATGACCCTGCAGAACACTGTGCATTAACGCTTGTTTCTGTTGACAGTTAGAAGTGGACCAAATCCATACataagaaaagcattttctaCATGCTGGAAAGGAAAAGGTACTTGCAGGAAATTATGTTGGACAAATGAAGAACACCGCATTTTGTGTGATGTTGCACAACTGTGCTGCGTTAAGAAAAAGATGTTACAAGTAGAGTTTACAAGATAGTTGTGAGTGTCTGAGGCTCCTGCTGCATCCCTGTGGGGACCCAGATCATTCTCAGTTGTGTTATCCTAATAAAATGATGGTTTTAGTCTTTCTACgtttctatgtcttctttgttTCTCTACCTTTAGAGACATACagaggcggctgggtggctcagtcggttaagcgtccggctttggctcaagtcatgatcttatggttcatggatttgagccctgcatcaggctgtgctgacagctagctcagagcctggagcctgcttcagattctgtatctccccctctctctgaatctcccctactcacgctgtctctctctgtctttcaaaaataataaaaaaattaaaaaaaagagacattcaGTGTCTCTCCTATGGAAATAATCTCTTGGTTACTTTcagaattttccttttcattaatttattccttaTTAAACATATCCTTAAAACTTTTCTTGAAGTATATGATACAATCAGAAAAGTTAGGAATCATAAGTGAATATCTTAATGAATTTCATAAGTTTAACACACCCATGTAACCTGCactcaaatggaaaaagaatattaCAACATCTCAGTCACTACTAGTCCCTGTTCCACAAAGGATAATTCCTAGCTcagcttcttttttgtttttctgcattaaaaaaaatagtttattgtcagattgatttccatataacacccagtgctcttccccacaagtgccctcctcaattatcaccacccccccccccccgctttttaaccctcggttcgttttcagtattcaatagtctctcaggttttgtgtccctgtctctccctaactctctttcctccttcccctccccatgttcctccattaggtttctcctgttctcctgctagacctatgaatgcaaacatatgatatgtgtccttctctgcctcatttatttcacttagcatgacacctttgaggtccatccactttcctacaaatggccatatttcattctttctcactgccatgtaatactccattgtatatatataccacatcttcttgatccattcatcaggtgatggatatttaggctctttccatgttttggctattgttgacagtgccgctagaacattggggtacatgtgcccctatgcattagcacttctgtatcccttgggtaaatccctagcagtgctattgatgggtcataggggagttctattgatagttttttgaggaacctccacactgttttccagagcagctacaccagtttacattcccaccaacagtgtaggagggtgcccatttctccacatcctcgccagcatctatagtctcttgatttgttcattttagccaccctgactggtgtgaggtggtatctcagtgtggttttgatttatatttccctgttgatgagtgatgttgagcatcatttcatgtgcctgtaggccatttggatgtcctctttggagaagtgtctgttcatgtcttctgcccattttttcactgggttatttactttttgggtgtggagtttggtgagttccttgtagattttggatactagccctttgtctgatatgtcatttgcaactatcttttcccattctgttggttgcctatcagttttcttgattgtttcctttgcagtgcagaagctttttatcttgatgaggtcccaatagttcatttttgcccttgcctttggggatgtgtcgagtaggaaattgctgcagttgaagtgaaggaggttgtttcctactttattctcgagggttttgatggtttcctgtctcacattcaggtccttcagccattttgagttgatttctgtgtatggtgtaagaaagtggtctagtttcattcttctgcatgttgctgttcagttttcccagcaccacctgctaaagaggcagtcttatTTCCATTggactcttttctgctttgtcaaaattaattggccatacatttgtgggcccagtcctgggttctttattctattccactggtctctgtgtctgtttttgtgccaataacatactgtcttgatgatgacaactttatagtagaggctaagtctgggattgtgatgcctcctattttggttttcttcttcaatatcactttggctatttgaggtctttcatggttccatacgaatttgaggatagcttgttctagctttgagaagaacactggtgcaattttgatggggattgcattgaatgtgtagattggtttgggtaataatgacatttttacaatgtttattcttctgatccatgaacagagaatgtttttccatttcttggtgtcttcttcaatctctctcataagttttctatagttttcatcatataggtcttttacttctttggttaggtttactcctaggtattttatggtttttcgtgcaattgtgaatgggataagtttcttgatttctcttttggctgcttcattattggtgtataggaatgcaaccgatttctgtacattgatttcgtaccctgaaactttagtgagttcattgatcagttttagaaggcttctgatggagttgccgggttttccatgtagagtattatgtcatctgtgaaaagtgaaagtttgacttctttgccaattctgatgccttttatttccttttgttgtctgattgctgatgctaggacttccaaattatgttaaacagcagtggtgagagtggacatcctgtcgtgttcctgatctcagggggaaagctctcagtttttccccattgaggatgatattagctgtgggcttttcatacactgcttttataatgtttaggtaagttccttctattccgactttctcaagggtttttattaagaaagggtgctgtattttgtcagatgctttttctgcatctatcgacaggatcatatgatttttaccttttcttttgttaatgtgatgtatcacattgacgcatttgggaatattgaaccagccctgtaatccaggaatgaatcccacttgatcatgatggataatttttttatatgctgttgaattcgatttgccagtatcttgttgagtatttttgcatctgtatccattaagaatattggtctgtagttctctttttttgccaaggtgatgctggcttcgtagaatgagtttggaagttttccttctatttctatttttttggaacagtttgagaataaTGGGTATTAGCTccgctttaaatgtctggtagaattcccctgggaagcc from Suricata suricatta isolate VVHF042 chromosome 1, meerkat_22Aug2017_6uvM2_HiC, whole genome shotgun sequence encodes:
- the DEFB135 gene encoding beta-defensin 135, which encodes MKSSLLVLVVLVLLSCVPPVRSGPNPYIRKAFSTCWKGKGTCRKLCWTNEEHRILCDVAQLCCVKKKMLQVEFTR